One segment of Corynebacterium caspium DSM 44850 DNA contains the following:
- the truA gene encoding tRNA pseudouridine(38-40) synthase TruA, producing the protein MTSASSIGKHQDHPKTVDSDQVRLRLDLAYDGTDFHGWAAQKDPQLRTVEGVLTAKLELVLRVPIKLTVAGRTDAGVHAAAQVAHVDIPQAALDGRSIAGDPQRLVRRMAKLLPPDISLRECTYAPAGFDARFSALRRHYTYRITTHPAGPLPTRVRDTATWNRPVEFARLQETADALVGLQDFAAFCRARDFATTIRNLEGMWWEDISTPAEPQLYQARVTADAFCWNMVRSLVGCCMAVAQGQRTLADVDRFLHEKQRSPEIPLAPACGLSLGGVDYPRECELEARTHVTRALRTISD; encoded by the coding sequence ATGACTTCTGCTAGTTCCATCGGCAAGCACCAGGATCATCCTAAGACTGTCGATTCTGATCAGGTACGGTTGCGCCTGGATCTTGCCTATGACGGTACGGATTTCCACGGTTGGGCTGCCCAGAAAGATCCTCAACTACGCACCGTAGAAGGGGTCCTGACTGCCAAGCTAGAACTAGTGTTGCGCGTACCTATAAAACTCACCGTAGCCGGGCGTACAGATGCCGGAGTGCACGCTGCTGCCCAAGTAGCCCATGTTGATATTCCTCAAGCGGCCTTGGACGGGAGATCAATTGCGGGGGATCCACAACGGCTAGTACGCCGCATGGCTAAGCTATTGCCGCCAGATATTAGCCTGCGCGAGTGCACCTATGCTCCAGCTGGTTTTGATGCCCGTTTTTCTGCCCTGCGACGGCACTACACATACCGGATAACTACGCATCCAGCTGGTCCGTTGCCTACCCGGGTTCGTGATACTGCTACCTGGAATAGGCCTGTAGAATTTGCACGATTACAAGAGACTGCTGATGCGTTAGTGGGATTACAAGATTTCGCAGCTTTTTGTCGAGCCCGTGATTTTGCTACGACCATCCGAAATTTAGAGGGCATGTGGTGGGAAGATATCTCTACTCCTGCGGAACCTCAGCTCTATCAGGCGCGTGTAACTGCGGATGCTTTTTGTTGGAATATGGTGCGTTCCTTAGTGGGGTGTTGTATGGCTGTTGCCCAAGGCCAACGCACTTTGGCAGATGTTGACAGATTTTTGCATGAGAAACAACGCAGTCCCGAAATTCCTTTAGCCCCAGCTTGCGGGCTTAGCTTGGGTGGAGTTGACTACCCCCGCGAGTGCGAATTGGAAGCTCGTACGCATGTCACACGAGCACTGCGCACTATCTCAGACTAA
- a CDS encoding DUF6541 family protein, with product MGLLAICLVALLIIFLPGIIIGFLSGLNWLWAISAAIPISFGFYGFSAWALGADQGANRLTKWALFLFVWVIAALIWRWFMNWRGIANSSFSRAKPIALDPKRQRNFWWTLPALGCFLGTLSISLPSFRWLLSSPHGLENIFQGWDVQWHANVIRWISETGQASPNAMGLLQNQETHSFLYYPSAWHAGTYFLLPLTGISPIAAVNIMSIILPAVALPLSVALLAWRISGSHGITAYLAATISPILVVLIPALYWVGYYVGAWPYVAAISLLGIVIALFMSIPTHPQRSFAAMLALLGLVQIHPSAITVVVVALGLWWLCWQVWQPIRRDLKPFAARLRDFAWLFLAGGAGLVLFFPQLLAGVGQSEEVAAYKATEDISRSTSWVRALLMQTRHVEEFGHISMGWLIVPAVVGLVFMVGWRRNLWAPLLYAFSLLLTVHSLVPVNGVLGKVLTVFSNMHYNTGHRLIMPVAMLFVAAAGLGVAVLVRILCGAPLEQIRGEHLGGRPQGALHSWVRWSRPFSAVLALAASLGILGILWPQVRSGAHWAVDSLRTDGRMVDDADRRAWDWLAKQPGAYEGYIMGEPADGNGWMYAYNGLPALIRHYSWPHADAESNTDLLFWRANLLGAGNRDNPDEANRIDTAAAELNVKFYYISPPNFWIFQPPNWSMIEGLSTSRGATMVYKDAQVTIFAVNAAFTDTQLTAMRTSSPTELPPLTPAQAEINPIDPNDIHYHRPLVSQQPGAGQLLETGSNIRGGLLREDAVEAGLGSYNLKVKDGISELAK from the coding sequence ATGGGTCTGCTTGCAATTTGCCTGGTGGCATTACTGATAATTTTTCTTCCGGGCATTATTATCGGTTTTCTAAGTGGTCTTAATTGGCTTTGGGCTATCAGTGCTGCAATCCCGATTAGTTTTGGTTTCTATGGCTTTAGTGCTTGGGCTTTAGGCGCAGATCAAGGCGCAAATAGGCTCACTAAATGGGCTTTATTCCTATTCGTGTGGGTTATTGCAGCCCTTATTTGGCGCTGGTTTATGAACTGGCGAGGCATTGCAAATAGTTCTTTTAGCAGGGCTAAACCTATTGCCTTGGACCCAAAACGGCAGCGTAATTTTTGGTGGACTCTCCCTGCGCTGGGATGTTTTTTGGGAACTTTAAGCATTTCTTTGCCTAGTTTTCGCTGGTTGCTTAGCTCCCCGCATGGGTTGGAAAATATTTTCCAAGGTTGGGATGTGCAGTGGCATGCCAATGTTATTAGGTGGATTTCCGAGACTGGCCAAGCCTCTCCCAATGCGATGGGATTGCTACAAAATCAAGAAACGCATAGCTTCTTATATTATCCTTCGGCTTGGCATGCCGGCACTTATTTCTTATTGCCTTTAACTGGGATTTCTCCTATTGCTGCTGTAAATATTATGTCTATTATATTGCCGGCGGTGGCTTTGCCGCTTTCGGTAGCGCTTTTAGCTTGGCGTATCTCTGGCAGCCACGGAATTACTGCTTATTTGGCAGCCACTATTTCTCCAATTTTAGTGGTATTAATCCCAGCATTATATTGGGTGGGATATTATGTGGGGGCTTGGCCTTATGTAGCAGCTATTTCTTTACTCGGCATTGTTATTGCTTTATTTATGTCTATTCCGACGCATCCGCAACGTAGTTTTGCTGCGATGCTCGCCCTTTTGGGCTTGGTGCAAATTCACCCAAGCGCTATCACCGTAGTAGTGGTGGCTTTGGGTTTATGGTGGTTGTGCTGGCAGGTTTGGCAGCCCATTCGACGCGACCTCAAGCCTTTTGCGGCCCGGCTGCGAGATTTCGCCTGGCTCTTTTTAGCAGGTGGGGCTGGGTTGGTACTGTTTTTCCCCCAGTTACTAGCAGGGGTGGGCCAAAGTGAAGAGGTAGCTGCTTATAAGGCTACGGAAGATATTTCGCGCTCAACTAGTTGGGTGCGTGCTTTATTAATGCAAACTCGCCATGTTGAAGAGTTTGGCCACATAAGTATGGGGTGGCTAATAGTGCCGGCTGTGGTGGGATTGGTCTTTATGGTGGGGTGGCGTCGAAATTTATGGGCGCCGCTACTTTATGCTTTCAGTTTGCTTTTAACTGTACATTCTTTAGTGCCAGTTAATGGGGTTTTGGGTAAAGTGCTCACCGTTTTTAGCAATATGCACTATAACACGGGGCATCGTTTGATTATGCCAGTAGCAATGCTTTTTGTGGCTGCTGCCGGGCTGGGGGTAGCCGTTTTAGTGCGCATATTATGCGGAGCTCCACTCGAGCAGATTCGTGGAGAGCACCTCGGCGGAAGGCCTCAAGGGGCGTTGCATTCCTGGGTGCGGTGGAGTCGTCCTTTTTCTGCGGTATTGGCATTGGCTGCCTCATTGGGAATTTTGGGAATACTGTGGCCGCAGGTGCGTAGTGGCGCGCACTGGGCAGTAGATTCACTGCGTACCGATGGGCGCATGGTTGATGACGCTGATCGTCGGGCTTGGGATTGGTTAGCAAAACAACCTGGGGCTTATGAAGGCTATATTATGGGCGAACCAGCTGACGGAAACGGTTGGATGTATGCCTATAACGGGTTGCCAGCTTTAATTCGGCATTATTCTTGGCCGCACGCTGATGCTGAATCTAATACCGACCTGCTATTTTGGCGAGCAAATCTACTTGGGGCTGGTAACCGCGATAATCCTGATGAAGCCAATAGGATTGATACAGCTGCCGCTGAGTTAAACGTGAAATTCTATTATATTTCCCCACCGAATTTCTGGATATTTCAACCACCAAACTGGAGCATGATTGAGGGTCTTTCCACTTCGCGAGGCGCCACTATGGTTTATAAAGATGCTCAGGTAACTATTTTCGCAGTAAATGCGGCTTTTACGGATACCCAACTTACTGCGATGCGCACAAGTTCTCCTACTGAATTGCCGCCTTTAACTCCTGCTCAAGCAGAGATTAATCCGATTGATCCTAACGATATTCACTATCATCGCCCGCTCGTTTCTCAACAGCCAGGTGCTGGACAGCTTTTGGAAACTGGTTCTAATATACGTGGCGGTTTGCTTCGAGAAGACGCCGTGGAAGCCGGTTTAGGATCGTATAATCTAAAGGTTAAAGATGGAATTTCTGAACTAGCAAAATAA